The Chryseobacterium shigense genome segment TTCCCAGTTTGCTACAACTACAGTCGCAACAGAGTTTCCGATAACATTGGTTAACGCTCTGCATTCACTCATAAACTTATCAATTCCTAAGATTAAAGTCATTCCCGCAATTGGAATTTCCGGAACAACGGCCAATGTTGCAGCCAGTGTTACAAATCCTGCTCCCGTAACACCGGCAGCGCCTTTTGAACTTAGCATTGCCACTAAAAGTAACATTAATTGCTTTTCCAGTGGAAGGTGAATATTAAGAGCCTGGGCTATAAAAAGAGAGGCCAGTGTCATATAGATATTGGTTCCGTCCAGGTTAAAAGAGTATCCCGTAGGCACCACAAGTCCTACAATAGCTCTTGAGCAACCCGCCTTTTCCAGCTTTTCCATAATCCCCGGCAGCGCTGATTCTGAAGAGCTCGTCCCTAAAACCAGAAGCAATTCCTCTTTCAGGTAAAACATCAGCTTGAAGATACTGAAACCGTTATACCAGGCCACCGCACCCAAAATCAATACAACAAAAAGAATAGAGGTAATATAAAATGTTCCTACTAAAAAGATAAGGTTCAGTACCGAATGAAGACCATATTTCCCGATAGTAAATGCCATTGCCCCAAAAGCCCCGATAGGAGCCAGCTTCATCAGCATATGCACAATTTTGAAAACAGGGGTGGACAGATCCTGCAGAAAATCAGTCACTTTCTGGCTTTTTTCTTTGGTAAGAACCAGTGCAACACCCATCAGAATAGCTACAAGAAGCACCTGAAGGATATTTTCACCAACCAAAGGACTGAAAAGCGTTTCAGGAATAATGTTCATGATAAAACCTGTCAGGGTAGAGTCATGAGCTTTTTGCTGATACTGGGAAACATCACCTGATAAGGTAGAAGGATCAATATTTAATCCGTGTCCCGGTTGTAAGATATTTCCTACAATCAATCCGATAATTAATGCTAAAGTTGAAAATGTAAAGAAATAGAGCATTGCTTTTACTGCAATACGTCCAACCTTTTTGAGATCGGTCATGTGGGCAATTCCCAGTGTTAAAGTAATGAAAATCACTGGAGCGATGATCATCTTCACCAGTTTGATGAATCCGTCGCCTAAAGGTTTCATTTTTTCACCCAGTTCGGGATAAAATCTTCCCAGAAGTATACCTGCTGCTATGGCAATAATAACCTGAAAATAAAGCTGATGATGAATTTTTTTCGCTTTCAAGTGACTTTTTTTAGATGTTGAATGCGGAAAATTAAGAATTTTTATCTTAAACATGACGAAAGTCAGTTAAAATAGTCCGGATGAGTTTTTTGAAAGAGGGAAGAAGGGAGACAGAAGAGGGAAGTTCTGGAAGTTTATATAAAACCCGTGTCTTTTGATTGAATTGTCTGCTTTTAAGGAAATAATGCTTCGACTCCGCTCAGCATGACATCTCTAATAAATAACTGTAGAGTTTATAAACGGTCATGCTGAGCGGAGTCGAAGCATATATTATAATAGAATTTTAATTTCTGGATTATTCCACTGCAACAGAATCATCACCGCGGCCATCCGCCACAGCATGAATATTTCCGTTGTCATCCATCAGGATCAGTTCTGTTTTCCCAATGTATTTTATTTTTTCGATCATGTAGTTTTTACTTTTAAGGGCTTCGATGGTACTTTCAGGGAAATTATTTTCTACCGTAATTTTCTCAGGAAGCCATTGATGATGGAATTTCGGGGCATTCACAGAGATATTGGCATTCAGTTTAAAATCCACCACATTCACAATCGACTGATACACTGAGGTAGGAATAGTAGTTCCACCCGGTGTTCCCACAACCATATAAGGTTTCCCGTTCTTAAGCAGAATGGTAGGAGTCATTGAAGAAAGCATTCTTTTATTAGGCTGGATGGAATTGGCTTCACCGCCTACAGCTCCAAACATATTCGGAACTCCGGGCTTAATGGAGAAATCATCCATTTCATTATTTAAAAAGAAGCCTGCACCGGAAACCACTACTTTACTTCCGTAATATCCGTTAAGTGTTGTCGTTACAGAAGCTGCATTTCCGTCCTTATCTATCACAGAAATATGAGTGGTCTGTGTGGATTCGTTTGGCTGGCTGATGATCTTTCCTACTTCCGAACTGGGAGTCGCTTTACTGAAACTGAAGCTTTTCCATCTGTTTTTTAAATAAGCATCAGAAGTAAG includes the following:
- a CDS encoding dicarboxylate/amino acid:cation symporter, yielding MKAKKIHHQLYFQVIIAIAAGILLGRFYPELGEKMKPLGDGFIKLVKMIIAPVIFITLTLGIAHMTDLKKVGRIAVKAMLYFFTFSTLALIIGLIVGNILQPGHGLNIDPSTLSGDVSQYQQKAHDSTLTGFIMNIIPETLFSPLVGENILQVLLVAILMGVALVLTKEKSQKVTDFLQDLSTPVFKIVHMLMKLAPIGAFGAMAFTIGKYGLHSVLNLIFLVGTFYITSILFVVLILGAVAWYNGFSIFKLMFYLKEELLLVLGTSSSESALPGIMEKLEKAGCSRAIVGLVVPTGYSFNLDGTNIYMTLASLFIAQALNIHLPLEKQLMLLLVAMLSSKGAAGVTGAGFVTLAATLAVVPEIPIAGMTLILGIDKFMSECRALTNVIGNSVATVVVANWEKQLDKTQLQYCLDHPNEIEKKLEV